In the Caballeronia sp. LZ062 genome, one interval contains:
- the queA gene encoding tRNA preQ1(34) S-adenosylmethionine ribosyltransferase-isomerase QueA, translating into MFTLSDFDFNLPPELIAQSALAERSASRLLEVDNRTAPATLTDRRFSELPELIEPGDLLVFNDTKVLKARFFGQKASGGRVEVLIERLTGATTALAQIRASKSPTAGSSIKLADAFDVTVGERVEPFYTLHFPADCLTLIEQYGRLPLPPYIEHDADAYDESRYQTVYAANPGAVAAPTAGLHFDDALFARLDAGGVERATLTLHVGAGTFQPVRVDNIAEHKMHSEWYALPQPLVDRIAAVKARGNRVIAVGTTSMRALEAAARDAAEAGRPLAATSAETDIFITPGYEFRIVDRLITNFHLPKSTLMMLVSAFAGMETIREAYRHAIEARYRFFSYGDAMLLTRA; encoded by the coding sequence GCGCGCTCGCCGAGCGCAGCGCGAGCCGCCTGCTCGAAGTGGACAACCGCACCGCGCCCGCCACGCTGACCGACCGGCGTTTCTCCGAACTGCCGGAGCTGATCGAGCCGGGCGACTTGCTCGTCTTCAACGATACCAAAGTCCTGAAGGCGCGGTTCTTCGGCCAGAAGGCCAGTGGCGGGCGCGTGGAAGTGCTGATCGAGCGCCTGACCGGTGCGACCACCGCGCTCGCCCAGATTCGCGCGAGCAAGAGTCCGACGGCGGGCAGCAGCATCAAGCTCGCGGACGCATTCGACGTGACCGTCGGCGAGCGCGTGGAGCCGTTCTACACGCTGCACTTTCCGGCCGATTGCCTGACGCTCATCGAGCAATACGGGCGCTTGCCGCTGCCGCCGTATATCGAGCACGACGCCGACGCCTACGACGAATCGCGCTACCAGACCGTCTATGCGGCCAACCCCGGCGCGGTGGCCGCGCCCACGGCGGGCCTGCATTTCGACGACGCCCTCTTTGCCCGGCTCGATGCGGGCGGCGTCGAACGCGCGACGCTTACGCTGCACGTCGGCGCGGGCACGTTCCAGCCGGTGCGCGTCGACAACATCGCCGAGCACAAGATGCATAGCGAGTGGTACGCGCTGCCGCAGCCGCTCGTGGATCGCATCGCAGCGGTCAAGGCGCGCGGCAACCGCGTGATCGCCGTCGGCACAACGTCCATGCGCGCGCTCGAAGCCGCCGCGCGCGATGCCGCCGAGGCCGGCCGACCGCTTGCCGCGACCAGCGCGGAAACCGATATCTTCATCACGCCGGGCTACGAGTTCCGCATCGTCGACCGGCTGATCACCAACTTCCATCTGCCGAAATCGACGCTGATGATGCTCGTCTCGGCGTTTGCCGGCATGGAGACGATCCGCGAGGCGTACCGTCACGCGATCGAGGCGCGTTACCGCTTTTTCAGCTACGGCGACGCGATGCTGCTCACGCGCGCCTGA
- the tgt gene encoding tRNA guanosine(34) transglycosylase Tgt, with amino-acid sequence MTENHTPPDNGLKFELLTTDGQARRGRLTLNHGVIETPIFMPVGTYGTVKAIQPRELEEIRAQIILGNTFHLWLRPGLETIGAHGGLHRFMGWNRPILTDSGGFQVFSLGDLRKITEDGVTFASPINGDRLFLSPEVSMQIQKVLNSDIVMQFDECTPYATNGVPTSHKEAADSMRMSMRWAKRSVDEFTRLGNPNALFGIVQGGMFEDLRDESLAGLSDIGFHGFAIGGLSVGEPKEDMMRVLNHIGPKLPADKPHYLMGVGTPEDLVAGVAAGVDMFDCVMPTRNARNGWLFTRFGDLKIKNATHKNSMKPLDESCGCYTCRNFTRAYLHHLHRVGEILGAQLNTIHNLHYYLQLIGEVRESIENHSFDAFRKTFAENRARGVD; translated from the coding sequence ATGACCGAGAATCACACTCCGCCGGACAACGGCCTGAAGTTCGAACTGCTGACGACCGACGGGCAGGCGCGCCGCGGCCGCCTCACGCTGAATCACGGCGTCATCGAGACGCCGATTTTCATGCCGGTCGGCACGTACGGCACCGTGAAAGCGATCCAGCCGCGCGAACTCGAAGAAATTCGCGCTCAGATCATTCTCGGCAACACGTTTCACCTTTGGTTGCGCCCAGGACTTGAGACGATCGGCGCCCACGGCGGGCTGCATCGCTTCATGGGCTGGAACCGGCCGATTCTCACCGATTCCGGCGGCTTTCAGGTGTTTTCGCTCGGCGATCTGCGCAAGATCACCGAAGATGGCGTCACGTTCGCGTCGCCGATCAATGGCGACCGGCTGTTCCTCTCGCCCGAAGTGTCGATGCAGATCCAGAAGGTGCTGAACTCGGACATCGTCATGCAGTTCGACGAATGCACGCCGTACGCGACCAACGGCGTGCCGACTTCGCACAAGGAAGCCGCCGACTCCATGCGCATGTCGATGCGCTGGGCGAAGCGTTCCGTCGACGAATTCACGCGGCTCGGCAATCCGAACGCGCTCTTCGGCATCGTGCAGGGCGGCATGTTCGAAGACCTGCGCGACGAATCGCTGGCAGGACTCTCCGACATCGGCTTTCACGGCTTCGCGATCGGCGGGCTGTCGGTCGGCGAGCCGAAGGAAGACATGATGCGCGTTCTGAACCACATCGGGCCGAAACTGCCTGCCGACAAGCCGCATTATCTGATGGGCGTCGGCACGCCGGAGGATCTCGTGGCAGGCGTGGCGGCGGGCGTCGACATGTTCGATTGCGTGATGCCCACGCGCAATGCGCGCAACGGCTGGCTATTCACGCGCTTCGGCGATCTGAAGATCAAGAACGCGACCCATAAGAATTCCATGAAACCGCTCGACGAAAGCTGCGGCTGCTACACGTGCCGTAACTTCACGCGGGCGTATCTGCATCATCTGCATCGCGTGGGCGAGATTCTCGGCGCGCAACTCAACACCATCCACAACCTGCACTACTACCTGCAATTGATCGGCGAAGTGCGCGAGTCGATTGAAAATCACTCGTTCGACGCGTTCCGCAAGACGTTCGCCGAAAACCGCGCGCGCGGGGTCGATTGA
- the yajC gene encoding preprotein translocase subunit YajC, which produces MSFISNAFAQGATAGSAESSLMSFLPLILMFAVLYFIMIRPQMKRQKEHRNMLAAMAKGDEVVTNGGIVGKVTKVSEAYVGVEIAEGTEITVQKASVTTILPKGTIKSL; this is translated from the coding sequence GTGTCGTTCATTTCGAATGCCTTTGCACAAGGCGCCACCGCGGGCAGCGCGGAATCGAGTCTGATGAGCTTTCTGCCGCTGATCCTGATGTTCGCGGTGCTGTACTTCATCATGATCCGTCCGCAAATGAAGCGTCAGAAGGAGCATCGCAACATGCTGGCCGCCATGGCCAAGGGCGACGAAGTGGTGACCAACGGCGGTATCGTCGGCAAGGTGACGAAGGTGTCGGAAGCGTATGTCGGCGTGGAAATCGCCGAAGGCACGGAAATCACCGTGCAGAAGGCCTCCGTCACGACTATTCTCCCGAAGGGCACCATCAAGTCGCTGTAA
- the secD gene encoding protein translocase subunit SecD, translating to MNRYPLWKYVVMLVALVIGLVYTLPNFFGEAPAVQVSSGKATVKLDSSTLANVEGALAASHITADEVTFDNSQANANIRVRLKDTDTQLRVKDLLTKTLNSDPTDPQYIVALNLQSASPRWLTALHALPMYLGLDLRGGVHFLLQVDMAGALNKKLDSDAADARTYLRDRNIRDGGVNRVGQSVVVNFSDQAVADNARNLLSTGVSELQWTTRQSGDGVQVVGTFSAGTQKTVEDGALKQNITTLHNRVNELGVAEPVIQQQGADRIVVELPGVQDTAKAKDIIGRTATLEARLADPVNTYASSPNDAVPPGDEAFKQGDRTVFLRKQVIFTGDRIIDASAGFDDHQRPSVNIRLDSAGGRAVGSVSRDNIGKPMAMVLFEKGKGEVLTVATIQSELGDRFQITGQPTPQAATDLALLLRAGSLAAPMDIIEERTVGPSLGADNIKKGFDSVTYGFAAIAVFMIVYYLLFGLISMLSLSVNLLLLVAILSMLQATLTLPGIAAIALALGMAIDANVLINERIREELRNGAPPQTAIQEGFKHAWATILDSNVTTLIAGLALLAFGSGPVRGFAVVHCIGILTSMFSAVFFSRGLVNLWYGGKKKLKSLAIGQVWRPEGASAESAAAAYLAAQHGDEAVVEEVVPAARSKAKARAAAPRASAQTAAPTGKPTVRRRSGPGIDQQKPGQSH from the coding sequence ATGAATCGTTATCCCCTTTGGAAGTATGTCGTGATGCTGGTGGCGCTCGTCATCGGTCTCGTGTACACGCTTCCCAATTTCTTCGGCGAAGCGCCCGCCGTGCAGGTGTCGAGCGGCAAGGCGACCGTCAAGCTGGATTCGTCCACGCTCGCGAATGTGGAAGGCGCGCTCGCCGCGAGCCACATCACGGCGGACGAAGTCACGTTCGACAATTCGCAGGCCAACGCGAACATTCGCGTACGCCTGAAGGACACCGACACGCAGTTGCGCGTGAAGGACCTGCTGACGAAAACGCTGAACAGCGACCCGACCGATCCGCAATACATCGTCGCGCTGAATTTGCAGAGCGCCTCGCCGCGCTGGCTGACGGCGCTGCACGCGCTGCCGATGTACCTCGGTCTCGACTTGCGCGGCGGCGTGCACTTCCTGCTTCAGGTGGACATGGCCGGCGCGCTGAACAAAAAGCTCGATTCCGACGCAGCCGACGCCCGCACGTATCTGCGCGATCGCAATATTCGCGATGGCGGCGTGAATCGCGTGGGGCAATCGGTCGTCGTGAATTTTTCGGATCAGGCGGTCGCGGACAACGCGCGCAACCTGCTTTCGACGGGCGTTTCCGAGCTCCAATGGACGACGCGCCAGAGCGGCGACGGCGTTCAGGTGGTCGGCACGTTCTCGGCGGGCACGCAGAAGACGGTCGAAGACGGCGCGCTCAAGCAGAACATCACGACGCTGCATAACCGGGTGAATGAACTCGGCGTCGCGGAGCCGGTGATTCAGCAACAAGGCGCGGACCGCATCGTGGTCGAGCTGCCGGGCGTGCAGGACACGGCGAAGGCCAAGGACATCATCGGCCGCACGGCGACGCTCGAAGCGCGCCTTGCCGACCCGGTGAACACCTACGCCTCGAGTCCGAACGATGCCGTTCCCCCCGGCGACGAAGCGTTCAAGCAAGGCGACCGCACCGTGTTCCTGCGCAAGCAGGTTATTTTCACCGGCGACCGCATCATCGACGCCTCGGCGGGCTTCGACGATCACCAGCGTCCGTCCGTGAACATCCGTCTCGATTCGGCCGGCGGGCGCGCAGTGGGCTCGGTCTCGCGCGACAACATCGGCAAGCCGATGGCGATGGTGCTGTTCGAGAAGGGCAAGGGCGAAGTGCTGACGGTCGCGACCATCCAGTCCGAACTCGGCGACCGCTTCCAGATCACCGGCCAGCCGACGCCGCAAGCCGCCACCGATCTCGCGCTGCTCCTGCGCGCCGGCTCGCTCGCGGCGCCGATGGACATCATCGAGGAACGCACGGTCGGCCCGAGCCTCGGCGCGGACAACATCAAGAAGGGCTTCGATTCGGTCACGTACGGTTTTGCCGCGATCGCCGTCTTCATGATCGTGTACTACCTGCTGTTCGGCCTGATCTCGATGCTCTCGCTGTCGGTGAATCTGCTGCTGCTCGTCGCGATTCTCTCGATGCTGCAGGCCACGCTGACGCTGCCGGGTATCGCTGCTATCGCGCTCGCGCTCGGTATGGCGATCGACGCGAACGTGCTGATCAACGAGCGTATCCGCGAAGAACTGCGCAACGGCGCGCCGCCGCAGACCGCGATTCAGGAAGGCTTCAAGCACGCGTGGGCGACGATTCTCGATTCGAACGTCACCACGCTGATCGCCGGTCTCGCGCTGCTCGCGTTCGGTTCCGGCCCGGTGCGCGGCTTCGCGGTCGTGCACTGTATCGGCATTCTGACGTCGATGTTCTCGGCCGTGTTCTTCTCGCGCGGTCTCGTGAACCTGTGGTATGGCGGCAAGAAGAAGCTGAAGTCGCTGGCTATCGGTCAGGTGTGGCGTCCGGAAGGCGCAAGTGCCGAATCCGCCGCTGCGGCTTATCTCGCCGCGCAGCACGGTGACGAAGCAGTCGTCGAGGAAGTCGTCCCGGCCGCCCGCAGCAAGGCCAAGGCGCGCGCCGCCGCGCCGCGCGCAAGCGCTCAGACGGCCGCGCCCACCGGCAAGCCGACCGTGCGCCGCCGCTCGGGCCCCGGCATCGATCAACAGAAACCGGGCCAGTCGCACTGA
- the secF gene encoding protein translocase subunit SecF: protein MEFFRIRRDLPLMQRALIFNAISLITFLAAVFFLVHRGLHLSVEFTGGTVIEVQYPQAVPLEPVRATMAKLGYGDAQVQNFGTSRDVLIRLPLKQGLTSAQQSDQVMSALKSNDAQVSLQRVEFVGPQVGKELVTNGLAALACVVIGIVIYLSFRFEWKYAVAGIIANLHDVVIILGFFAYFQWEFSLSVLAAILAVLGYSVNESVVIFDRIRETFRKQRKMTVIEVINHAITSTMSRTIITHGCTEMMVLSMFFFGGPTLHYFALALTVGILFGIYSSVFVAAALAMWFGVKREDLIKEKKDKYDPNDPNAGAQV, encoded by the coding sequence ATGGAATTCTTCCGCATTCGCCGCGACTTGCCGCTGATGCAGCGCGCGTTGATCTTCAACGCGATCTCGCTCATCACGTTCCTCGCGGCTGTCTTTTTCCTCGTGCATCGCGGGCTGCATCTGTCGGTCGAGTTCACCGGCGGCACGGTCATCGAAGTGCAGTATCCGCAGGCCGTGCCGCTCGAACCGGTGCGCGCCACCATGGCGAAGCTCGGTTACGGCGACGCGCAAGTGCAGAACTTCGGCACCTCGCGCGACGTGCTGATCCGCCTGCCGCTCAAGCAGGGCTTGACGTCCGCCCAGCAGAGCGATCAGGTGATGAGCGCGCTCAAGTCGAACGACGCGCAAGTCAGCTTGCAGCGCGTGGAGTTCGTCGGGCCGCAGGTCGGCAAGGAACTCGTGACCAACGGCCTCGCCGCGCTGGCATGCGTGGTGATCGGCATCGTGATCTACCTGTCGTTCCGCTTCGAATGGAAGTACGCGGTGGCGGGCATCATCGCGAACCTGCACGACGTGGTGATTATTCTCGGATTCTTCGCCTACTTCCAGTGGGAGTTCTCGCTCTCGGTGCTGGCGGCGATTCTCGCGGTGCTCGGCTATTCGGTGAACGAGTCGGTGGTTATCTTCGACCGGATTCGCGAAACGTTCCGCAAGCAGCGCAAGATGACGGTGATCGAAGTCATCAACCACGCGATCACGAGCACGATGTCGCGGACCATCATCACGCACGGCTGTACCGAAATGATGGTGCTCTCGATGTTCTTCTTCGGCGGTCCGACGCTGCACTACTTCGCGCTGGCGCTGACCGTGGGTATTCTGTTCGGTATCTATTCGTCGGTGTTCGTTGCCGCCGCGCTCGCCATGTGGTTCGGCGTCAAGCGTGAAGACCTGATCAAGGAAAAGAAGGACAAGTACGACCCGAACGACCCGAACGCGGGCGCTCAGGTTTAA
- a CDS encoding YceI family protein: MIAAGMLAAGLSFSAMAADTYQLDPNHTYPSFEADHFGGVSTWRGKFNKTSGTVVLDRAAKTGTVDVTIDVSSINTGNAKLDEHLQKPEFFDAAKYPTAVYKGTSIKFDGDKPSEVVGTLTMHGVTKPLNLKIESFKCFVNPMMKKEVCGTEATGTFDRGDFGMDYGKSYGFSLKTVLHIQAEGVKQ; encoded by the coding sequence ATGATCGCCGCCGGCATGCTCGCAGCCGGCCTGTCCTTCAGCGCGATGGCCGCTGACACGTATCAGCTCGACCCGAACCACACGTATCCGAGCTTCGAGGCGGACCACTTCGGCGGCGTGTCGACGTGGCGCGGCAAGTTCAACAAGACCAGCGGCACCGTGGTGCTCGACCGCGCGGCGAAGACCGGCACGGTGGACGTGACCATCGACGTGTCGTCGATCAACACGGGCAACGCGAAGCTCGACGAGCATCTGCAAAAGCCCGAATTCTTCGATGCCGCCAAGTACCCGACGGCCGTCTACAAGGGCACGTCGATCAAGTTCGACGGTGACAAGCCGTCGGAAGTCGTCGGCACGCTGACGATGCACGGCGTGACAAAGCCGCTGAATCTCAAGATCGAGAGCTTCAAGTGCTTCGTGAACCCGATGATGAAGAAGGAAGTCTGCGGCACGGAAGCGACGGGGACCTTCGATCGCGGCGACTTCGGGATGGACTACGGCAAGTCGTACGGTTTCAGCCTGAAGACGGTGCTGCATATCCAGGCTGAAGGCGTGAAGCAGTAA
- a CDS encoding YceI family protein yields the protein MKLKLNGWMLAAVAAASLATAAGAQAQVDMAKSSVIATSKQMNVPTDGKFNKFNAQISFDPAKPAAGSANITIDTGSYDLGDADYNKQVRGKEWFDSATYPTATFVSSAIAPAGGNQYKVTGKITIKGKSQTVTVPVTITQQGATETFDGSLPIKRTQFDVGTGEWKDTSVVADDVVIKFHIVAAKK from the coding sequence ATGAAACTGAAACTCAATGGATGGATGCTGGCGGCAGTGGCCGCAGCATCGCTCGCCACGGCAGCGGGCGCACAGGCACAGGTCGATATGGCGAAGAGCTCGGTCATCGCCACGTCCAAGCAGATGAACGTGCCCACCGACGGCAAGTTCAACAAGTTCAACGCGCAGATTTCATTCGATCCCGCGAAGCCTGCGGCAGGCAGCGCGAACATCACCATCGACACCGGCAGCTACGATCTCGGCGACGCCGACTACAACAAGCAGGTGCGCGGCAAGGAATGGTTCGACAGCGCGACGTATCCGACCGCCACGTTCGTTTCCAGCGCGATTGCGCCTGCGGGCGGCAATCAGTACAAGGTGACGGGCAAGATCACGATCAAGGGCAAGTCGCAGACGGTGACGGTGCCGGTCACCATCACGCAGCAGGGCGCGACCGAAACCTTCGACGGCTCGCTGCCGATCAAGCGCACGCAATTCGACGTGGGCACGGGCGAGTGGAAGGACACGTCGGTGGTCGCGGACGACGTCGTCATCAAGTTTCATATCGTCGCCGCGAAGAAGTAA
- a CDS encoding cytochrome b, translating to MNSSVGISQAKPAERYGATAIAFHWVIALLIVGGFYLGWIMTDIPGFTPTKLKYFSWHKWIGVTVFVLAALRLVWRFTHRAPSMPAGMPRWQQGAAHVTHALLYVLMIVIPASGYLYSSAAGLQVVYLGVLPLPTLIGPDKALKATLRIVHVALNYGLLVLVAMHVLAALKHHFVDRDGLLGRMLPFIR from the coding sequence ATGAACAGCAGTGTTGGCATCTCGCAGGCAAAACCGGCTGAGCGATACGGCGCGACGGCGATCGCTTTTCACTGGGTGATCGCGCTTTTGATCGTCGGCGGGTTTTACCTCGGCTGGATCATGACCGATATCCCCGGTTTCACGCCGACCAAGCTCAAGTATTTTTCATGGCACAAGTGGATCGGCGTGACCGTGTTCGTGCTGGCGGCGCTGCGGCTCGTCTGGCGCTTCACGCATCGCGCGCCGTCCATGCCGGCCGGCATGCCGCGCTGGCAGCAGGGCGCGGCGCACGTGACGCACGCGTTGTTGTATGTGTTGATGATCGTGATTCCCGCCTCCGGCTATCTCTACAGTTCGGCGGCGGGCTTACAGGTGGTGTACCTCGGCGTGCTGCCGCTGCCGACCCTCATCGGGCCGGACAAGGCGCTGAAGGCCACGCTGCGCATCGTTCATGTGGCGCTGAACTACGGGCTGCTGGTGCTCGTCGCGATGCATGTGCTCGCGGCGCTCAAACATCATTTCGTGGATCGCGACGGCTTGCTCGGCCGCATGCTGCCGTTCATCAGATAA
- a CDS encoding paraquat-inducible protein A: protein MNVNDSEELIACHECDALFTKRALPEHSSANCARCGARLYRAITPNLDRICATTLAALITFVIAQAFPIVELDANGITSQTTLIGAIIALWGEHMEVVAVLVFCATILFPLCELTALLYVLMPVRAGYVPPGFHVTLRAIQFVRPWGMIEVFMLGVLVTLVKMLSVARVIPEAALFAFGALTLMVAVVVSFDPRSLWDIASNLPRRGRARAVASMRQKS, encoded by the coding sequence ATGAATGTGAACGATTCAGAAGAACTGATCGCATGTCACGAATGCGACGCGCTCTTCACGAAGCGCGCGCTTCCCGAGCACAGCAGCGCGAATTGTGCGCGTTGCGGCGCGCGGCTCTATCGCGCCATCACACCGAATCTCGACCGTATCTGCGCGACGACGCTCGCCGCGCTCATCACCTTCGTCATCGCGCAGGCGTTTCCCATCGTCGAACTCGATGCGAACGGCATCACGTCGCAGACGACGCTCATCGGCGCAATCATCGCGCTGTGGGGCGAGCACATGGAAGTCGTCGCGGTGCTCGTGTTCTGCGCGACCATCTTGTTTCCGCTCTGCGAGCTCACCGCCCTGCTCTATGTGCTGATGCCCGTGCGCGCCGGCTACGTGCCGCCGGGCTTTCACGTCACGTTGCGCGCCATTCAGTTCGTGCGGCCGTGGGGCATGATCGAGGTGTTCATGCTGGGCGTGCTCGTCACGCTCGTGAAGATGCTGAGCGTCGCGCGCGTGATTCCCGAAGCCGCCCTCTTCGCATTCGGCGCGCTCACGCTGATGGTGGCGGTCGTCGTCAGTTTCGATCCGCGCTCGCTGTGGGATATTGCGAGCAATCTTCCGCGGCGCGGGCGCGCGCGCGCCGTGGCGTCCATGAGGCAGAAATCGTGA
- a CDS encoding paraquat-inducible protein A, with product MTDTPRNAASQEPGAQPPTLFTTASREGVVGCHACGLVQPLARTVEKQRCTRCGAAVHRRNPDSIARTWALLISAAILYIPANVFPMLHTSSILGSEDDTIMSGVALFWSDGDYPLAAVIFIASILVPMLKLLSLAFLVVSVQRRSTWRPRQRTTLFRIVEGIGRWSMLDIFVVTLTVALVRFKSVAVITAGPAALAFASVVVLTMLASMQFDPRLIWDNIEPSGKKYD from the coding sequence GTGACCGACACCCCGCGCAACGCGGCCTCGCAAGAGCCCGGCGCCCAACCGCCCACGCTCTTCACGACGGCCTCGCGCGAGGGCGTCGTCGGGTGCCACGCGTGCGGTCTCGTGCAGCCGCTCGCGCGCACGGTCGAAAAGCAGCGCTGCACGCGCTGCGGCGCGGCCGTTCACCGGCGCAATCCGGACAGCATCGCGCGGACGTGGGCGCTGCTCATCAGCGCGGCGATCCTCTACATTCCCGCGAACGTGTTTCCGATGCTGCACACGTCGTCCATTCTCGGCTCGGAGGACGACACCATCATGAGCGGCGTCGCGCTGTTCTGGAGCGATGGCGACTATCCGCTCGCGGCCGTCATTTTCATTGCGAGCATTCTGGTGCCGATGCTCAAGCTCCTTTCGCTCGCGTTTCTGGTCGTGAGCGTACAGCGGCGCTCGACGTGGCGCCCGCGCCAGCGAACCACGCTATTTCGCATCGTCGAAGGCATCGGCCGATGGTCCATGCTCGATATCTTCGTCGTCACGCTCACCGTCGCGCTCGTGCGTTTCAAGTCGGTCGCGGTCATCACGGCGGGGCCGGCCGCGCTCGCGTTCGCGTCCGTCGTCGTCTTGACGATGCTCGCGTCGATGCAGTTCGACCCACGTCTGATTTGGGACAACATAGAACCGTCAGGAAAGAAATATGACTAG
- a CDS encoding MlaD family protein produces MTSAQGPNGPDTPNTPEEPSGGGLPPRLPEPVIEPRSRWLPSLVWVIPIVAALIGVFLVVKTVSSRGPTVTISFVSAEGLEPGKTKVKFKDVDIGTVKTITLSKDHSRVLVDVQLTKEATDFAVKDTRFWVVRPRVAASGVTGLSTLLSGAYIGADAGKSTEDQTYFVGLETPPAVTGDQKGHTFTLHGESLGSLDIGSPVYYRRVQVGQVTAFSLDKDGTGVTMQVFVNAPYDQYVGTNSRWWHASGVDLRLDSSGFTLNTQSLATVVLGGIAFQTPPNQQAGAQAKENATFRLASDQADAMRDPDGDPVHVVMNFNQSLRGLSVGAPVDFRGIVLGQVTGIGVRYDPQSHSFMMPVTIDLYPDRLGRRAKAALPEQGTEQSHDMLELLVKRGLRGQLRTGNLLTSQLYVALDFFPKAAPAKVVVGNDPIELPTVPNTLDELQLQIADIARKLDKIPFDQIGTNLNGSLKNANTLFDQLNKEVMPEMRDTLTQAKKTFGAAQSTLQQDSPLQSDVHQAMQELTRTLQSLNALADYLERHPESLLRGKPEDKP; encoded by the coding sequence ATGACTAGTGCCCAAGGTCCGAATGGGCCGGATACACCGAACACGCCCGAGGAACCCAGTGGCGGCGGGCTGCCGCCGCGATTGCCCGAACCCGTGATCGAGCCGCGCAGCCGCTGGTTGCCCTCGCTCGTGTGGGTCATTCCGATCGTCGCGGCGCTGATCGGCGTTTTTCTCGTCGTGAAGACGGTGTCGAGCCGCGGCCCGACCGTCACCATTAGTTTCGTGAGCGCTGAGGGCCTCGAACCCGGCAAGACCAAGGTCAAGTTCAAGGATGTGGACATCGGCACGGTCAAGACCATCACGCTCTCCAAAGACCATTCGCGCGTGCTCGTGGACGTGCAACTCACGAAGGAAGCCACCGATTTCGCCGTGAAGGACACACGCTTCTGGGTCGTGCGGCCGCGCGTGGCGGCAAGCGGCGTGACCGGTCTTTCCACGCTGCTGTCCGGCGCGTATATCGGCGCGGACGCCGGTAAATCGACCGAGGACCAGACTTACTTTGTCGGGCTGGAGACGCCGCCCGCCGTCACCGGCGACCAGAAGGGCCACACATTCACGCTGCACGGCGAATCGCTCGGCTCGCTGGATATCGGCTCGCCCGTGTATTACCGGCGCGTGCAGGTCGGTCAGGTCACGGCGTTTTCGCTCGATAAAGACGGCACCGGCGTCACCATGCAGGTCTTCGTGAACGCGCCCTACGACCAGTACGTCGGCACGAATTCGCGCTGGTGGCACGCGAGCGGCGTCGATCTGCGGCTCGATTCCAGCGGCTTCACGCTCAACACGCAGTCGCTCGCGACGGTCGTGCTGGGCGGCATCGCGTTCCAGACGCCGCCGAATCAGCAAGCCGGCGCGCAAGCGAAGGAGAACGCGACCTTCCGCCTCGCGTCGGATCAAGCCGACGCCATGCGCGACCCCGACGGCGACCCCGTGCACGTCGTGATGAACTTCAATCAGTCGCTGCGCGGCTTGTCGGTGGGCGCGCCGGTCGATTTCCGCGGCATCGTGCTCGGGCAGGTGACGGGCATCGGCGTGCGATACGACCCGCAGTCGCATTCGTTCATGATGCCCGTGACCATCGATCTTTATCCGGACCGGCTCGGCCGCCGCGCGAAAGCCGCCCTGCCCGAGCAGGGAACGGAGCAAAGCCACGACATGCTGGAACTGCTCGTCAAACGCGGCCTGCGCGGGCAGTTGCGGACCGGCAACCTGTTGACGAGCCAGTTGTACGTCGCGCTCGACTTCTTCCCGAAGGCGGCGCCTGCGAAGGTCGTCGTCGGTAACGATCCGATCGAATTGCCGACCGTGCCGAACACGCTCGACGAGTTGCAACTGCAGATTGCCGACATCGCGCGCAAGCTGGACAAGATCCCGTTCGATCAGATCGGCACGAACCTGAACGGCTCGCTGAAGAACGCGAATACGCTGTTCGATCAACTGAACAAGGAAGTCATGCCGGAAATGCGCGACACGCTCACGCAGGCGAAGAAGACCTTCGGCGCGGCGCAATCGACGCTTCAGCAGGACTCACCGCTCCAGTCCGACGTGCATCAGGCGATGCAGGAACTGACGCGGACGCTTCAATCGCTCAATGCGCTGGCCGATTATCTGGAGCGTCATCCGGAATCGCTGTTGCGCGGCAAACCGGAGGACAAACCATGA